A single region of the Chlamydiales bacterium genome encodes:
- a CDS encoding pentapeptide repeat-containing protein, whose amino-acid sequence MSFNMSQDFENQTFTKKDFTNIDLKNKSFSSVHFENCDFTQSDIRSTRFLDCRFSGCNLSLSKVDNSRFQNVEFQSCKLVGVNFTQCDNLFLSIKFHKCLINTSNFSNLNLKNTPFRDCIIRDTYFSETNLMGADFSESDLKGSTFHSTNLSNANFISALNYSINPLTNKLTKARFSSPEVLTFLDYLEIIIE is encoded by the coding sequence ATGTCATTTAATATGAGTCAAGACTTCGAGAATCAAACTTTTACAAAAAAAGATTTCACAAACATCGATCTTAAAAATAAATCCTTTTCATCCGTTCACTTTGAAAACTGCGATTTCACCCAAAGTGACATACGCAGCACAAGGTTTTTAGACTGTAGATTCAGTGGGTGCAATTTAAGCCTTAGCAAAGTAGATAATTCTAGATTCCAAAATGTAGAATTTCAAAGCTGCAAACTTGTTGGAGTTAACTTTACTCAATGCGACAATCTGTTCTTATCTATTAAGTTCCATAAGTGCCTAATTAATACATCCAACTTTTCAAATTTGAATTTAAAAAACACGCCTTTTCGTGATTGTATAATTCGTGACACTTATTTCTCTGAAACCAATTTAATGGGAGCAGATTTTTCTGAATCAGATTTAAAAGGCAGCACATTTCACAGCACAAATCTAAGTAATGCAAACTTTATTAGCGCTCTCAACTATTCTATCAACCCATTAACAAATAAATTAACAAAAGCTAGATTCTCTAGTCCAGAAGTCCTCACATTT